The proteins below are encoded in one region of Sphaerodactylus townsendi isolate TG3544 linkage group LG06, MPM_Stown_v2.3, whole genome shotgun sequence:
- the LOC125435493 gene encoding LOW QUALITY PROTEIN: uncharacterized protein LOC125435493 (The sequence of the model RefSeq protein was modified relative to this genomic sequence to represent the inferred CDS: deleted 1 base in 1 codon) has product MNFPLILCLLAAYIARGMSLSCETCQAFGNSCNGDLANCPPDEDSCAFMQISGAGVMQTKIFTKTCISSINCVQPLSSVNLGKAGQILSQITCCDGTNCPKAPPAMPPMNTTPNGKKCPACYAVHSAGSVECEEHTIECAGDENYCFEITGTANLGGVTGDMVMKGCTSSVSCNRTQTSGSFGSFSSVTKTFCVPATGSASFVRPLFGFLLQAFIGLLLLKVLNVSRTAGDSSRWNSTRPPSLGDYAMQNTGSNPLNRPPQESRYSCLLFGLPLTSEAGHREVVLCSPPHLIEQLQLDHSLRSTFLHLACVQRQLQSGIMHMSLRVCLLAAVIDQGLSLICEVCGGPGNTCDGSLGFCSLGEDKCGITLIEGTGDLEVRSVVKTCIRSNLCDDPFTSVDLGKAGKTWTFLTCCMGDECRRITPTPPPLNTTPNGKTCPACYAVDSLECEEEIIPCTGDQFYCLEKSGSISLGERSMATTIKGCANNAYCNNMQDNSFDGINNVITANCTLASGTAKILPGLFGLLQVFAGLLLAKALN; this is encoded by the exons gGATGTCTTTGTCCTGTGAAACGTGCCAGGCCTTTGGGAATTCCTGCAATGGAGATTTGGCGAATTGTCCCCCTGATGAAGATTCCTGTGCCTTCATGCAGATAAGTGGTGCAGGGG TGATGCAGACAAAAATTTTCACGAAGACATGCATCTCATCAATTAACTGCGTTCAACCCCTCTCTTCTGTCAACTTGGGCAAGGCAGGGCAAATATTGAGCCAGATTACCTGCTGCGACGGAACCAACTGCCCAAAAGCCCCACCTGCCA TGCCACCCATGAACACCACACCCAATGGGAAGAAATGCCCCGCTTGCTATGCGGTGCACAGTGCCGGA AGTGTTGAGTGTGAGGAGCATACCATTGAGTGTGCCGGAGATGAGAACTATTGCTTCGAGATTACTGGAACTGCAAACCTGG GAGGAGTGACTGGAGATATGGTCATGAAAGGTTGTACCAGCTCGGTTTCGTGTAACAGAACACAGACCAGTGGATCATTTGGTTCGTTCAGCAGTGTAACAAAAACATTTTGCGTACCAGCAACTGGGTCAGCCAGCTTTGTTCGGCCATTGTTTGGATTCCTCCTCCAAGCCTTCATTGGACTTTTGCTTCTGAAAGTTCTCA ATGTATCCAGGACGGCGGGTGATTCTTCACGTTGGAATTCCACCAGGCCTCCTTCGCTTGGTGATTATGCAATGCAAAACACTGGATCCAACCCCCTCAACAGGCCTCCACAGGAAAGCCGTTATTCCTGCCTCCTGTTTGGATTGCCTTTGACCTCAGAGGCAGGGCACAGA gAAGTCgtcctctgctcccccccccaccttatagAACAGCTGCAGCTAGATCATTCACTGCGCTCAACATTTCTCCACCTGGCTTGCGTCCAGCGGCAGCTTCAATCTGGAATTATGCATATGTCTCTTCGTGTCTGCCTCTTGGCTGCTGTCATAGATCAGG ggcttTCTTTGATTTGTGAGGTTTGCGGAGGCCCCGGGAACACTTGTGATGGGTCCTTAGGGTTTTGCTCACTTGGTGAAGACAAATGTGGCATCACTCTGATAGAGGGCACAGGAG aTCTAGAGGTGAGGAGCGTTGTGAAAACGTGCATCAGGTCAAATCTCTGCGATGACCCCTTCACTTCTGTTGATCTCGGCAAGGCTGGAAAAACATGGACCTTCCTTACCTGTTGCATGGGGGATGAATGCCGGAGGATCACTCCCACCC CGCCACCCTTGAACACCACACCCAATGGGAAAACATGTCCAGCTTGCTACGCTGTGGACAGTCTTGAATGTGAAGAGGAGATCATTCCGTGTACTGGAGACCAATTCTATTGCCTTGAGAAGTCTGGGAGTATAAGCCTTG GTGAAAGAAGTATGGCGACCACCATCAAGGGATGTGCAAACAATGCATACTGTAACAATATGCAAGATAACTCCTTTGATGGGATCAATAATGTCATCACTGCCAACTGCACACTAGCATCTGGGACAGCTAAAATTCTTCCAGGGCTGTTTGGACTCCTCCAAGTTTTTGCTGGGCTGTTGCTTGCCAAGGCACTGAACTGA